CCCCCTCTCAATTCCTGCTGCTCAGCCTGGTTTGTACCAGTTAACAACTCTTTGCTAATGATGAGAATAACAGCCTTCCCACACTGGTCTCCTCCACTCCTCGTCATTCATCTTCCATCCGTCCCCCACACTGTCACTACAGCAAAGTCAATAAAATGCAAATCCCATCCCAGATCCTACCTTCAATGGCTGCCCAGGCTAGCAGCACAAAGGCTAGACTTTTGGTTTCACAAGAGTATCTAAGGCCCTTTAAGAAGGGTCCCTCCTCATGGAAGCACTCATCTCCCACAGGAACCTGGGGCGCCCAGCCACTGGCCCTTACCTGGAAACAACTACCCTCTCTTGCCTGTGTACCTTTGccctattccctctgcctggaatatcccgctcttttttgtttgcttactgAACTCCTATTTATCCTTCAAAATTCATCCTAAGAATTACACCAGGGCCGCCTTCCGTGACTAATGGAATCCTATGCCCCAGGTGAGTCTGCAGTGCTCCCTCTGGTGCTGCCCGGACTCTGCTGTGTGGCGTTAGTGGCTCCCTCGCACGTCCCCCAGCCAACGTGAGCACTTTGAGGGCAGCACCGTGTCTCGTTCATTTCATCCAGGCAGAAGGACCCAGTAAGTGTCCAATGGGTGATTCAGGACGCAAGCCGGAGCTAAAATCTCACCCATCCCTCCACGCTGAGGGCCTAAAAGCATCTACACCATTGTCTCCACAATCCCACAGTTTCCCCTTTCATCCCCACACATTGTAGTTGTGCTTTCCCCAGTTATTTCACTGGAGCTGTGCGACAAAAGTCATTAGTAATCTTCTAAGCAACAAATCCAACAAATGATTTCCAGCCTTCATTTGCTTTCCCTCTTTCCAGTATTCACTGTGTGGACAAACCAACTCTTCCCTTGGCTTCCTGGACATCACTGTCTTTGGACCTGCCTGACCCTCTGACTCCTCCTTCACAGCCTCTTGTTCCCACTTCTCATCCTCAGCCTACCCCTTAAATGACAGTGCCCATACTCCTCATTCTACTCACTCTCCCTGGGTGTTCTCACTCACTCCTATGGCTTCAGCTACTGCTAACATGCTAAGGTCCCCACACCTGTGTCTTCATCGCAGTCTACTCGTAAGTCCCACAGGCACCTGGAGTACAAACTTGACCAAAACAGAAGTTGCCATCTGCCTCCTTTCCCTGTATTCACCTCTCTCGGTGAGTGGAGCCTCTACCCACCCGGTCACCGAAGCAGAACCTGGAAACCTTAGCCTCGTTCCTTTTACTCACCACTGACACCCAGTAAGTCACCCAGTCCTGTCGATTTTACCTCCTGAACATCTCTTGAATCTGTTGCTTCCTCTCCATCCCTACTGTTTATGAGTAGCTGTGGCCACTCTCTTACCAGGGTGACCGCAAGGTGGTCTCCCTTCATTAATCTCCAGCCTTCTATTCTACCCTTCAGCCCAGCAGCCCGAGCATTCTTCCTACAATGCAAAACTGATTATGTGCATTCTCCACTGAAAGCAATGGCTTCCTCAAACCTCCCGGTGCAAAATCATGCCTTTGCCTGCCTCTCCCACAACGTTACCCACCATCCGCTCGGGGCTCCCTGTTCTCCTGCAGCCCTGCAGTTTCTCACCACTAAGCCTCTGCTCCCGCTGCTTTCTGGGCCTGGGATGACCTTCCTCGGTCAAAACTCAGCTCAAGGATCCCCTCCTCTATGAAGCTTTCCTCACACTACTGTGTTTCCGGGGTACCCTGTACAGCCTTGTCACACATCACCATTGCCCCTGGCTAGTCTGCAAGGCCGCTGAGGGCAGGGACCGGGCCTTTCTCATTTTAGAGTTCCCAGAAATtggcatagtgcctgacacacagcacTTAATCAATGAGACATTTATCAGTGCTGTGACTTGCATGCACAGGTGTGGGGCAACCTTCTCAGGGCACACACCTCCAGCCCTGGTGAGCCTAATTAATGCCATAGGCATGTAGCATCATTACTGGTAGGTCAGCAAACCACAATCCTTGGGTACCAAGGGACTGTGACTAAGCATTGCTTCTGGCCTATTTTACAAGGAATAAAGCCGAGGCACCGAAGCCTCTGGGAGAGGGCCTCCCAGAACCCCTCACAGGTCCCCGAAGGCAAAAACCACCTCACGCTACAGGTAGGCTAGGAGCCTGGGTAGAAGCTTACCTTGTGTCCTAGAAGCTCCTTTGGGCACGTGGGTTGGACCTGTTTGGAGCTTTCTTTTCCACAGCACTGAAACTAGAGAGTCAGAGAAGAGACTTTAGGACGtgggagggagaagcagcagctgcaAGTCTGGGCATCCCACTAAGGACTGGGGTGCCCGGGCCGCGAAGCAGTGACAAGGCCCAGTCACTGCCACCCTAACTGCCATTTCTGGAATGAGAATGAAGACTCATGTGATCGTGCTAGCAAAACAGGAAAACGACTTCTCTAAAGCGGTCTGAGTTTTATGATGGGAAGTGACTCAAGGCAACCCAAACAAGGCAAGAAGGTAATTGACGGTGTCTGTGTAAATTGCTGCCGTTTAGACAGGAGTTGGGGCTTTCGGGTTCCTTCTTTCAGACTGGGAGTCATTTAACTTGCTGTGGAGCTAAAATTTTACGAGCTTTAGCAAGGGCTCATTAACTGGGGACAGCGTGGGAAGCAGAGGAGAAGTGGCGACAGTGAACTCCAGGGCTGACAGGCCAAGCTTGAAGACCGGCCAGCAAACAGGTGTCCTGCCTTAGGGCTGGCCCCTTAAACAAAGGAACCTGTGTGCTGCTTGATGTCCTTGGGGCAGCAGAGGCCAAACCACACAAACAGTGGGCACCCTCCAAGACAGGCTTGTCACAGACAAGAACCAGGTGCCTGAAAACCCTTGGCCCGGGAGTGCATAGCTACTTCTCCATATCACAGCGTTTAAAAGATCAGAATGACTCTGGCCTGGCCTATCTCTTCTGTGAAAAGCCTCCCTTGATTAACTGTATGTAGCTCTGGGCATGCCACTGACAGTGCAGTGCCACAGAAGGTTCCAGAAGGGAATGCAGCTATCTCCTGTGGcccttcatttttatataatgagGGAGCTGAGTGGGTCGCAGGGAGGCCCAGtaccttgctcaaggtcacacagctgttaaGTGGTGGAACTGCAGCTAGAAATGAGCGTTTCTCACTGAAAGGTCACACTTGTTTCCGTCACACCACAATGCTACCCTTTCAGAGAGCCTGATATTTATTTGGGCCGCTTTCTCTGTGTTCTCGTTCACGCTCTTTTGTGTCTTTCGGGAACATATCTTGACTTCCTCTTGTGAACTCTGTGTGGCGGGCCTCTTTCCCTTCTAGGGTTCTACACATAATGCAAATTGTGGCTCTCTAAGGGCCAAAATAGGCTGCTGTCACTTGGCGCcactgactttttaatttttaatccagGTGATTAGAGAGAATCTGGCTTACACATAATCTTCAGAAGATGTGGTTTCAAGGGAGAAGTAAAGTTAGTTACTCACTGTGGAGTGGAAGGTAATAAGAGTCCCATTTCCCTTCCCCTTGTCTTTCAGGTAATCATTATAAGCCTCTTCGTACATGGTCTGGACGTGTCGTATAGCCTGAAACAATGCCAGGGAAATTGAGGGAACAGTGAGTGGGACATTTCAAACACTCTCCTCTCGTCAAGAAAAATCCCCTCTTCCATATGCTTCAAAAATACTGCCTTTCCATATGTTTAACTGTATTTTAAGATAATTCTACATATATGGAATGGATTATAGATTCTAGAATTCCTAAGATGCTTTTGAGGAAGGGAGGATAGACTAACCAAGAATAGTCTTCATGGACTAGAAAAATTTCTTAGGAGTGGAGGTTCCCAAACCTGCCTGGGCTGCAGGAGCAACTGGACCCCAGATTCCTGCACAGCCAGGGCTAGGACCTCTGCAATCTTGGTGCCCCACTGGTTAAAAGGACTCAAGTCTTTTTATGACATGGTTTTCATCACCAAGGAAAACTTTCTACATTCAAATATAATATAAAGCTTAGAGAATGCTTTTTCTAGTATAAAGGTATGTGACCCCAAATCCATAGAAATCTCAAAAGATCCTAAGATACAATTCCACTTCTCTATGTAGCTGAATTTAAACTAACCTATAAACACAgccagctattttttaaaaattccaaagctGATATTCACTTATTCTACCTGCTTACAGTTTTTTTAGTCTAAAATAAGTTCATAAACACAATATTGATGGCACATGAATTAATCTGAAATATAGTAAACTTAtggttccattttttttcttttccattctattCCTGTCTACCCCACAGGTATTTTTACCCTTCTAAGAAGACCACTTCCTCTGTGGGTTCTCCTGATAACCTACTCTGGACACCTGGTGGGCAGCGACTCTAAACTGGCTTCACCAGCCCACAGCAGGTCAGACTCAGTCTCTGAGGATGACATGGCCTCTGTCCCTCATCTCTTTTTTGAGTCTATAATCTAACCCCTACCCCATTTTAAACTGAGGAtaatcttagattttttttaaaaaaaatcatagaccACTTTATAAATCTAATGAAACTATCTCTTCAGAAAAATTGTGTGCACATACAAGCATGCACGcttacacacacatatgctcAGTTCTGTACACTTCTAGGTTAAAAAAAGTTCTACTTAAACTATAATATTGGGGGCTATTTGGTTTCTTAATAACATTGTGGGTATTGATATTTTCATATCCTTTGCCATAAAGAGAACACTTTATAAAACACACATTGTAAGTAATTTTTACTTACTACACCCTTGCCTATAAAAGCAAATACTCCAGTGGTTACTTCAGCAGCAAATATCACCAGAAGGCAGGTGAAAAACTGTAGAGGAGAGAAAATactaatttcattaatttaatacCTTTTCAATTTGTTTAGCCTCTTTGATTCTAGTTGCACTGGAAAAGCATTAGGCAGGTTATTAGTTTGAACTGATCCAGCAGGAAGCATTTGTCCCTTAGTTTCCTTTATGTAATGGCTGTGTCACTTTCATGTAGTTTGCCcattccttcattcagcaaattgtttattgagcatctatccTACCCCAGGTACTGTCCTTGGTGCTGGGTATACAGTGATGAACAAGATAAGATCCCAATGTCTCTGCTATCATGGACCTTATATTGGACAGAGGAAGACATGATAAATgagtaaaggaataaaaaggtGAGTAAGATAATTTCAGACAGTTATATAGAAATCCCACCACCTGGAATAGTGTCTGGCACctgtgtgctcaataaatatgtgatgaggccaggcacagtggctcaggcctgtaataccagcactttgggaggctgaagtgggaggatcgcttgagcccaggagttcaagactaagctgggcaacatagtgagaccctcatctctacaaaaataaaaaaattagccaggcatggtggtgcatgcctgtagtcccagctacttgggtgactgaggtgggaggatctcttgagcctgagagttcaaggctgcagtgaactgtgatgacaccactgtactccagcctgggcaacagagtcacaccttgtctccaaaaacaaacaaacgaacaaacgaacaaacaaacaaacaacaaacctTCATGAACAAAAGGGCCTATAAAGATATGGGAGATAGAGAGTCACTGATGGGGCCTGTGCCTGGGGAAGGGTGTGATGTGAGACTCCGTGGTCTGGAAAGGCTTCTCCaaggaggtgggagtggaggtgggggtgtcCTTCTGGAAGGATTTCTGTTCAAGTCTCCTGGGTTTGCTCTGATGAAACTAAGGTCAGTGATACACAAGATAGAGATGCTCAGCgacagggaaaagaaagaaagaatggctaaagaaaCAAGTGAGAAACTTCATATAGTGAGGGATCAGAAGCAGCAACTAGAGTTAAAAAATCCAAAGATTACaatgagtaaagaaaaatgagaggctGCCTAATAAAATTGCTGTTTCTGACTCCCGATGGAGAGACACGAacactttctctccctctgctcctcttcttcctttgccTTGTTTCTCCCAGGCTACACTGGCATTGTATGTATAGCAGTtaattgaaattatttgttttttttttaaacagatgttGCTtgttaaaataagacaaaagaggGATATTTGGTTAAGTTATGTATCTCAAACAGAAATGCTTTGCTTGTAGATAACAGCACTTCCCTGGCTATAGGAATCTTTTGGCTGCCTCACccactgaaatattatttttaaaagaacaatcaTAATCACCCCTTACAATTACTAAGCACTTTTCCTCTCAAAACGTCTTTATACCTCATTTTTTCACACTTTTCATATGAGGCAGGGACaaagataatattattattatgcaAGAGATGGAGAAACCAAGATTCAGGGAGTGTGGGCCAAGGGTTCCAAGAGTccagggaggagctgggctggggccagATGTCTTGACTCCCTGCAGAcctgctccccaccctctctccctgccccccgaCACCGTGTACCCGACACCCCACTTACTGATCCCAGCACACACTGCGACTCCCGCATGGCTCCGCAGCACCCGAAGAACCCCACGGCCATCATCAGGGCCCCGGCTCCAACCAGAACATAGAGGCCTGTGGGGAAGAGGTCAGAGAAGACCACTGAGAGCCCACTGAGAAAAGCGCCTGGTGCTTGGCCCCCAGCACTGCCTCCTCCATGACCAAGCAGGCTCAAGAGCTCTCTCATGGTGCCATCAGTAGGTGCCATAATTACCTCCACGTTTGGGGGATCTGGGGGTCCCCAAAGGTTAAGAGGCTTACTCAAGATCATAGAGCTGGCGTTGGGCAAAGCTCAGACAAAAATACTCATGGGCCTCAAAAGACTCATGACCACGACGCTATCCTGCCTCTCCGGCAGTAGTGGCAGCCTTAATTAGGGTGGAGATTTTACGGACTCCTTAAGTCAAGCCTCAAGAACAGTTGTtctggcagagaagaaaagggcaGAAACCAGAAATGCTCTGGTACTGAGAGAAGGAAAGCCAagccttttcttatttctgtctcTGATCCAGAGATAGGTTAGCACACAATACGGATCAGGCTAACGGGCTCTATTTCATGTTTTGCATTTCACTCTCATGAGTCACCTGGAAACCACTCCCATTcacagagggagggtggggggctggTGTCCCGCCTCTGCGGGGAACCCCTGAGCCTGGCATCCAGGCCACTTCCTGGGGCTCCTCTGGGTAGCTGACGGTGGTTTGTGGGCAGATCTATCTGTTCTCAGACTAGACAGAGCCGCAGGCGAGGCCGCTCTGCTTCCCGAGCCAACCGGGCCAGGTCTCAAGGTCctcttggggggtgggggacaaagcCCTGCTGCTCTGCGCTGCTGCAGCAGGTGTCCGCTTCCTGCTATCCCAGCTCCgccacttcctcccactccctgtTCTCTAAAAGAATAGTTTCATGGGGGAATGGATGTAGTAATGAGGGAAATGAtcccacattaaaaataatagtattgtTGGCCCCACTGTCTAAACATCTTAATGTTTTTAGAAAtgtctttctctgtgt
Above is a window of Lemur catta isolate mLemCat1 chromosome 3, mLemCat1.pri, whole genome shotgun sequence DNA encoding:
- the TSPAN2 gene encoding tetraspanin-2; this translates as MGRFRGGLRCIKYLLLGFNLLFWLAGSAVIAFGLWFRFGGTIKDLSSEDKSPEYFYVGLYVLVGAGALMMAVGFFGCCGAMRESQCVLGSFFTCLLVIFAAEVTTGVFAFIGKGVAIRHVQTMYEEAYNDYLKDKGKGNGTLITFHSTFQCCGKESSKQVQPTCPKELLGHKNCIDEIDTIISVKLHLIGIVGIGIAGLTIFGMIFSMVLCCAIRNSRDVI